A region of Allocoleopsis franciscana PCC 7113 DNA encodes the following proteins:
- a CDS encoding RNA-guided endonuclease InsQ/TnpB family protein, which produces MTQKAYRYRFYPTQEQEQLLRRTLGCVRLVYNRALHTRTEAWYEKQERVDYKHTSGMLTEWKKQEDLQFLNEVSSVPLQQGLRNLQKAFTNFWAGRTKYPNFKKKRNGGSAEFTRAAFKWKDGQLFLAKCSEPLGIRWSRTIPAGCEPSTVTVRLNASGRWFVSLLVDHTIELLPTIDRAIGIDAGITSLIATSDGEKIVNPKHFKRLRYKLRQAQKALSRKLKGSNNREKARIEVARIHAAIADSRTDFLHKLTTRLVRENQTIAVEDLAVKNMMKNHKLAQAIADASRSQLVRQLEYKCQWYGRTLVKIDRWFPSSKRCGNCGHIVDKLPLDVREWDCPECGTHHDRDINAAQNILAAGLAVKVCGANVRPDGHKSKGQLRKTSNGKKQKPKS; this is translated from the coding sequence ATGACTCAAAAAGCCTACCGATACCGCTTTTACCCAACACAGGAGCAAGAACAACTCTTGCGCCGAACGCTGGGTTGCGTGAGGTTGGTCTACAACAGAGCTTTGCATACCAGAACCGAAGCCTGGTACGAAAAACAGGAGCGAGTTGACTACAAGCATACCTCTGGGATGCTGACCGAATGGAAGAAACAAGAGGATTTGCAGTTCCTCAACGAAGTTAGCAGCGTCCCGTTGCAGCAAGGATTGAGAAACTTGCAAAAAGCCTTTACTAACTTCTGGGCAGGTCGCACCAAGTATCCCAACTTTAAGAAAAAGCGGAATGGAGGCAGTGCTGAGTTTACCCGTGCAGCATTTAAGTGGAAAGACGGACAACTGTTTCTCGCCAAGTGTTCTGAGCCTCTGGGTATTCGCTGGAGCCGCACTATCCCGGCAGGCTGCGAACCCTCCACTGTTACCGTCAGACTAAACGCATCGGGACGCTGGTTTGTCTCGCTCCTGGTTGACCACACAATTGAATTGCTGCCGACTATTGATAGGGCGATAGGGATTGATGCGGGAATCACCTCCTTGATTGCCACCAGCGACGGAGAAAAGATTGTCAATCCCAAGCATTTTAAGCGCCTTAGATATAAGTTGAGACAAGCTCAAAAAGCGTTGTCTCGCAAACTCAAAGGCTCCAATAACAGAGAGAAGGCAAGGATTGAAGTAGCGCGAATTCATGCCGCTATTGCCGACTCCAGGACAGATTTCCTTCACAAGCTCACGACTCGACTGGTACGTGAAAACCAAACGATTGCTGTTGAAGACTTGGCTGTGAAGAATATGATGAAGAACCACAAGCTGGCTCAAGCCATTGCTGATGCTTCTAGGTCCCAATTGGTTCGTCAGTTGGAATACAAGTGCCAGTGGTACGGTCGGACACTGGTTAAGATTGACCGTTGGTTCCCAAGCTCGAAACGCTGCGGAAACTGCGGTCACATTGTTGATAAATTGCCGCTTGATGTTCGAGAGTGGGATTGTCCCGAATGCGGAACTCACCACGACCGAGACATCAATGCCGCACAGAATATTCTCGCCGCAGGGCTTGCGGTGAAAGTCTGTGGAGCGAACGTAAGACCTGATGGGCATAAGTCCAAAGGGCAGTTGCGAAAAACCAGTAATGGAAAGAAGCAGAAACCTAAATCGTGA
- a CDS encoding HAD family hydrolase: protein MPARSPRILALDFDGVLCDGLLEYFQTSWRTYTQIWQPDSQTPPIDLASQFYRLRPVVEIGWEMPILLRALVLNISEEKILQDWSKVAQSLIETENLDSADIGKRVDAVRDEWIATDLESWLGLHRFYPGVIERLSKTLCAGQTSSPEIVTQLFIVTTKEGRFVKQLLQQQGIELSEERIIGKECKRPKHQTLRQLLEIFPGDATTLWFVEDRLKTLQSVQQQPDLTEVRLYLADWGYNTTAHQEVARNDPKIQLLSLAEFAQDFSVWPV from the coding sequence ATGCCGGCTCGTTCCCCCAGAATTCTCGCTCTCGATTTTGACGGTGTCCTCTGTGACGGATTGCTTGAGTATTTCCAGACTTCCTGGCGTACTTATACTCAAATCTGGCAACCCGATAGCCAAACACCACCGATTGATTTAGCCTCCCAATTCTACCGCTTACGACCCGTAGTCGAAATTGGCTGGGAAATGCCTATTTTACTCCGGGCACTCGTACTCAACATCTCAGAAGAAAAGATTTTGCAAGATTGGTCAAAAGTAGCCCAATCCCTGATTGAAACCGAAAACTTGGATTCAGCCGATATCGGTAAGCGAGTCGATGCGGTTCGGGATGAATGGATTGCCACTGATTTAGAGAGCTGGTTAGGTTTGCATCGATTCTATCCGGGTGTAATCGAGCGGCTTTCTAAAACGCTGTGTGCTGGACAAACATCATCCCCAGAAATCGTAACACAACTGTTCATCGTGACGACTAAAGAAGGGCGTTTCGTCAAGCAGCTTTTACAGCAACAAGGAATTGAACTCTCCGAAGAGAGAATTATCGGCAAAGAATGCAAGCGCCCTAAACACCAAACACTGCGACAACTGTTGGAGATATTTCCCGGTGACGCGACGACGCTCTGGTTTGTGGAAGACCGACTAAAAACCTTACAATCTGTGCAACAGCAACCTGACCTCACAGAGGTAAGACTCTACTTAGCCGATTGGGGTTATAACACCACCGCACATCAGGAAGTGGCTCGAAATGACCCCAAAATTCAGCTATTGTCATTGGCAGAGTTTGCACAGGATTTTTCAGTTTGGCCTGTTTAG
- a CDS encoding cupin domain-containing protein, producing MLIQKLRMCEEFIAGDGTLLRELLHPDKQPLELRYSLAHAIVPIGKTSTPHSLTTSEVYYILSGKGEMHIDGELQIVEPGDAVYIPPNARQFIRNCGEEMLVFICIVDPAWRKEDETIYPV from the coding sequence ATGTTGATTCAAAAACTTAGGATGTGCGAAGAATTCATCGCCGGAGATGGCACCCTTTTGCGAGAGCTGTTGCATCCTGATAAGCAACCTTTAGAATTACGATATAGCCTAGCTCATGCAATAGTTCCCATTGGAAAAACATCAACCCCCCACTCTTTGACAACTTCCGAAGTCTATTACATTCTTAGTGGCAAAGGAGAGATGCATATAGATGGTGAACTTCAGATCGTAGAACCTGGAGATGCGGTGTACATTCCACCGAATGCTAGGCAATTTATTCGTAATTGTGGGGAAGAGATGCTGGTATTTATTTGCATCGTTGATCCTGCATGGCGTAAGGAAGATGAGACGATCTATCCTGTTTAG
- a CDS encoding cation:proton antiporter domain-containing protein, giving the protein MLVAPLLFERLRLPGIVGLILAGVVVGPNGLGLLARNETIVLLGTVGLLFLMFMAGLETSLDDLKYNANKAVIFGLATFSIPMVLGTGSMLLLGYSWLASILVASCFATHTLLALPILTKLGIMRSQPVTATLGGTLITNVLGLLVLAVVVKAHGGNLTLNFWLFLIPALAIYTFATLWGVPKLGRWFFRQFGHDESAEFIFVLATLFVVSFVAGRIEIEPIIGAFLAGIAITELIPQFSPLMNRIQFIGNTLFVPFFLISVGMLIDPLILIKEPKSLLIAVVMIAAELLSKFLAAWGPGKFFGFQFPSIMVMFGLSVAQAASTLAAITVAYNIKLVDQLTVNGIIAMILVTCVASPWITERWGKDVNPQASSSIDESESVQPLAQRVLVPVANPNTEDNLLNLALILAKTADGTLLPLHVLSDNAGRVAPEARMLQTQLLAAAETIAHAAACDVETIGRVDDAIDRGITRTASERNATLIICGWKGYSTTRDNFFGNVIDNVLRRSDVPVLISRFPQPIKNTGRVLFAAADQQTSLVAFQQTVTLAKNIATELKATLELVMLVTSPGSSPFNPESVGLSSDTPVSLIRGNFVRKVSQMLQMDDLLILTAHTQPNSLLGLPGQLVQPEAIARIHPDTSMIVVHFPTHL; this is encoded by the coding sequence ATGCTGGTCGCACCATTACTGTTTGAGCGGTTGCGACTTCCTGGGATTGTGGGTTTAATCCTGGCGGGTGTGGTGGTCGGTCCAAATGGACTTGGTCTTTTGGCACGGAATGAGACAATTGTCCTACTCGGTACGGTGGGTCTGCTGTTTTTGATGTTTATGGCGGGGTTGGAAACTAGCCTCGATGACCTGAAATACAATGCCAACAAAGCGGTTATTTTTGGGTTAGCGACTTTTTCGATTCCGATGGTGCTGGGAACGGGGTCTATGTTGCTATTAGGATATAGCTGGCTGGCTTCAATCTTGGTAGCATCTTGTTTTGCGACTCACACGCTGTTGGCATTACCCATCCTCACCAAGTTGGGGATTATGCGATCGCAACCTGTAACCGCTACCTTGGGGGGGACACTCATTACCAATGTGCTAGGACTTTTGGTTCTCGCCGTTGTCGTTAAAGCTCACGGCGGAAATCTCACCCTCAATTTTTGGTTATTCCTAATTCCAGCATTGGCCATTTATACCTTTGCCACTTTATGGGGCGTTCCTAAATTAGGTCGCTGGTTCTTCCGCCAATTTGGGCATGACGAAAGTGCAGAATTTATCTTCGTCCTAGCCACTTTGTTTGTCGTGTCTTTTGTGGCGGGTCGGATTGAAATTGAGCCGATTATTGGAGCATTCTTAGCAGGAATTGCGATTACTGAACTCATCCCTCAGTTCAGTCCATTGATGAATCGGATTCAGTTCATTGGCAATACCTTATTTGTGCCCTTTTTTCTGATTTCGGTAGGAATGTTAATTGACCCACTGATCTTAATCAAGGAGCCAAAATCTCTGTTGATTGCAGTCGTCATGATTGCAGCTGAGTTACTGAGTAAGTTCTTAGCCGCTTGGGGACCGGGGAAATTTTTTGGATTTCAGTTTCCTAGCATTATGGTGATGTTTGGCCTTTCTGTGGCTCAGGCGGCATCGACTTTAGCCGCTATTACGGTAGCCTACAATATCAAACTGGTCGATCAGTTAACCGTCAATGGCATTATTGCCATGATTCTTGTCACCTGTGTTGCTTCGCCTTGGATTACGGAACGCTGGGGTAAGGATGTGAATCCACAAGCATCCAGTTCAATTGATGAATCTGAAAGCGTTCAGCCATTAGCCCAGCGAGTTTTGGTTCCTGTTGCCAACCCTAATACGGAAGATAACCTGCTCAACTTGGCTTTAATTTTAGCGAAAACGGCTGATGGCACCTTGCTACCTCTTCATGTTCTATCTGATAATGCTGGACGTGTTGCACCGGAAGCGAGGATGCTGCAAACTCAGCTATTGGCGGCGGCTGAAACCATTGCTCATGCTGCTGCATGTGATGTTGAGACGATTGGTCGAGTTGATGATGCCATTGATAGAGGGATTACCCGCACCGCATCGGAGCGTAATGCCACTTTAATTATTTGTGGTTGGAAGGGTTATTCAACCACCCGCGATAACTTTTTCGGCAATGTGATTGACAATGTACTCAGGCGCTCTGATGTACCTGTCTTAATTAGCCGTTTTCCTCAGCCGATTAAGAATACAGGACGAGTCCTTTTTGCGGCGGCAGATCAGCAAACTTCATTGGTGGCATTCCAGCAAACTGTAACCCTAGCGAAGAATATTGCCACAGAACTTAAAGCGACTCTTGAGTTAGTCATGCTTGTAACTAGCCCTGGAAGTTCACCCTTTAATCCAGAATCTGTCGGCTTAAGTTCTGATACTCCCGTGTCGTTAATACGAGGAAATTTTGTCAGAAAAGTCTCACAAATGCTGCAAATGGATGATTTATTAATTTTAACGGCACATACTCAACCGAATAGTTTGTTGGGTCTGCCAGGACAACTGGTACAGCCTGAAGCGATCGCACGAATTCATCCCGATACGTCGATGATTGTGGTTCACTTTCCCACCCATCTCTGA